The sequence GACCATAACCTTATTACCCTATGTGCTAGTGTTACGTTCATTTCTGAATCCTTTCTTAATCAGAGTCAATCATCTTAATCAGCTTAATCATAGTTCAAGACATTTCCTGAATTTAAAAATTTTTGCAGGGGAAGTCTCCCCTTACGCCCAAGCCCGTTCGAAGACTCCGGTCTTGGTCTATCCCCTCCGTGTTGACGTAGAGTAGTTCCCAACGGGCAAAATTTACAAGTCGGGTAAGGCTGGCTGGCTTCTTAATCTTTACTGGTGGAAGAAGAAACGAGAATTATATACCGCATCTCTTCAGAGTACGACATTACAATATTTCGACAACACGACAGCATGAGAGTATGACATAACGACGGCATGACAAAACAACTGCACTCCAATGTATGTAAATCGGGGTAAATAGAAAACAATAATATTTCCTTTTCTTGCAAGCCCGGTTCACCGGGCTTTTCTTGGCTAGAGGCGGCATTAATGCCGCCTCTTTCCGGTATACAATATTCGTCTCTTCTTCCACCAGTAAAGGCTGAGAAGCCAGCCAATGTTACCCAAGTTGTAACATTTTCCCGCAGAGCACAATACTGCGTCAACACAGAGGGGATGGTTGAAGACCGCAGTCTTCAGCGGGCTGGAACCAGGGGGAGACCTCCTCCTTGTCTCTTAATAAAAAATTTGTACTATAGAAAACCTCACACCCTACTAACTCAACTTATTCTCTGACCACCAAACTTCTCAACCTCTTTCTTAACGAATAACGCATCCGATTCCGGCTCTGCCTTGTAAAACCAAACAGGATTCCCTCTCTCCTGCTCAAGTCCCCTGAGATATACATACACCGCCCCACCGAGATTTCTCGATGGATCATAATCTGATCCTAACAGACCGCTAAGCCAGGTATGCAGCCCATGGCAATAGACTTTTGCCTGAAGATCATACCTTGACTCAATCACACTGGATTCGATACTTGCCTTGTCATAGTCAGGAAGCCAGTTGCTTTTCCAGTCAAGCACAAAATACCTGTAACTGCCGTCAGTGTTCTTTACACGGAATACAAGGTCCATATACCCGAGGACCCAGTGAGGATAAACTCCCAGATGAAACTCAGCCTCTGCCCTCATGTCAGTTGTGCCCAGCTTTGACAAACAGATATCACCGAATTCAGGCACACTGTAGGTACTGCTTAGAGCCCGTCTCACCAGTTCCAGTGCATGCTCAATAACTTTTGATCCATCTTCGCCGGGCTTGTCTGCTGCAATGCCGTAAAAACGCAGAATCTCTATCGCTTTTTCTTTAAGAAAACCAGGAATCTCACCGTCTGATGCCCATCCGATACCGCTCTTATGTGAGATCGCCTCTTCCAGTATCTCATGAAGGGCACTGCCTGTGTGTTTTCCTGCAGGTAAGAGCAGTGACAACAGCGCATCGGGTTTCTCTTCGATAATAGAGAATATGGAGTCATCATCTGGTGTACGGCGGCCGCCAAGGTCTGATGACTCCTGATGACCATGGGCAAGAGCGGAATAGCTTGTCTGAATCCGACGCCTTCCAGCGAGGTTAAGCTTTACAAGTGCCTCGGATACCCTTCTCTCAGCATCCGCAAGTTTTGCCTCAAGATCGATATCCTTTACCCCTGATACCAACCCTCCGCCATCAGTCTCCGTTCCGGTGCCTGTGTAAACAGGCATGCATATCTGCACAGGACTATTCTCATCCGCACAGCACTCATCAGCCAGTTCCTGAAGGACAGGAGTGAGATCCTTGTCCGCTGCACGTGATGGAAGCTCGCAGTTTTTCCAGGGGGTCCCGTTATCAGCGGTAGACTTCAGGTACATCGGGATGTAAAGAAGCGCTTTGGGACGGGTAAGTGCCACGTAAAGAAGACGGCGGCGCTCCTGGATCTGCTGCTGTATGGCAATCTCCTCTTTTGCCTCAGCCTCAGGTGTCCTCTGCAGCTCCCTCTCGGAAACTACAGGCATCACATGAAGCAAATTTCTGCAAATTCCGTCATTTCCCTCAATATTCTGCGTCCATTTTCTTATAATACCTCTAAAGTCCTTCGATCCGCTGGTGACTATGAAGCATACGGGAAACTCAAGCCCCTTTGCGGCGTGCATTGTCATCACCTGCACTTTGCCCCTGTCACTCTCCTTTGCATGGAGATTCTGATCCCGTCCCGGATCCTCTACTCCTCTCTCCAGGTTCGCAAGATGCTCGATAAGCTCTCCAGGTGAGCCCTGCTTTCTGATAAGATACTCAAGCGAGTAATCTATCACCTGGCGAAGATCACTTAGCTTCCTGTCCCCGTCAAGGAGCCTGATCAGGCGCTCCTGAACTCTCGTACTGACAAGGATACTCCTGAACAGTTGCGGAAACGCCCTCCTCTCGAGAAGAACCTTCCACTCCCTGAAAAGAGTGCTGACAGGTCCACCGATACTGAGATCCCTGTCAGGATCGATCTCACCCGGTGCATAATTGAAAAAAACAGTCAGCAGCGCCTTGAGCTTCTCTGATGTGCTGCTTTCATCGGAGTTTATCGCGGAGAGCAATGCCCTGAACTCCACAGCCATCGATGAGCTGAACACTCCCTCCTGCTTGTACTTTGCCGCCGGAATTCCATTGTCAAGAAGTATCCCCAGAAACCTGTCGGCCAGATTGTGGCTCTCAGCAATAACCGCGAAATGGTTGAAATCGAGTTTTATCTTTCCCCATTTGTCACCCTCAGGGACTGGAATCTCCAGACCCTTAAGCGACCTGATCACAGAACTCACATACCCGGCGTATCTCTGGATTCTCTGTGCTGATGCCCCCCAGAGCGGAACAATTCTCACAGGTTTATTCAGCTCCTGTGGAATCCTTTCCGGGCAGCACTCCCTTTTCGGAATGCAAACCTGATTCTTAGTATCGTAACTTATACGCTCAGAGAGGAAAAATCCTTCCCCGCGGGTAAATATCCGGTTGTATCCATCGACAAGGTCCGGAAGCGAACGGTAGTTGTATTTAAGGGAGATCTGCTCCCCGGGATCTTTCGGCAAACCAAGAATCGATTCGCGTGCATCGAGATAGCTCTCCACAACCGCGTTCTGGAAACTGTAAATTGACTGTTTGGGATCACCCACTATGAATATCCGCGGCGAGAATCCATCTCTGGATTCATCCACAAAAAGCCGCCTGAAAATCTCCCACTGAAGAACGCTGGTGTCCTGGAACTCATCGATAATCGCATAGCGGATCTTTGACCTGAGCAGTGTCCTGAACTGCGCGTTCTCTCTCACTGCATCGTAAGTCAAACGGAGCATATCCTGATATGAGATCAGACCCTCACGCCGCTTCTTCTCCCTCCATCGCCTGCACACTTCAGGAACAGCCTTCAAGGTAACTGCAAGAAGCAGTTCAGCCTCAGGATTGGCGATCTCTGCCCACTGCTTCAGTTCATCAGAGCCACATACATCGCTATACGCCTGACAAGCCTCTTTTATAAGCGGATTCTGCTTTACACCCGATGCATTGCCTTTGACCAGCTTGTTTGACAGGAAATCCGGGCCTCTCCTGCCTTTACCCGCGATTTCACTCTTGTAACTGAAAGTCCCCTTTCCCAGTACACCCTTCCATAATGAGAATATTTCATTAAGGTAATCGATCCTGGGCTGGTCCAAACCGGCTGGATCTTTTACCAGCCTCTCCACAGGGATAATCTTTTCCCGGATAATGCCGATTACCCTTGCGACAAGCTCCTTTTTCCTGCGGATATCACTCTCGATTGTATCCAGGTCTCTTCCCGGAGCAAGACTATCCGCACAGAGCACAGTATCCGGATCGAGACACTCCTGAGCAGTATTGACAATTCTTGCGACAATGCCCCAATCACCCTCGAAATCCGCTGCGCCGGCAAACTGCGAAATGTCCACACCCCACTCCGGCCAGTCCTCACGGATTGACTCCCGCAGACAGGCCTCAAGCCCCATCCTGTCATCCACCATCTCACTTGTGAACTGCATCCCTGTTTCGAAAGGATAGCTCTGAAGGAGTCTCAGGCAGACACTGTGAATTGTTCCGATCAGTGCTTCATGCAGATCATTGAGACATCTTTGCAGATGATTCCGCAGCGCTGCGTTTTCCGGCTTATCACCTGTCTCCTCTATCCTCTTCTCCAGCGCCTCCCGGATCCTTTTTTTCAGCTCACCTGCCGCTTTCTCGGTATAGGTGACAAGCATGATCTCGCTGATCGATGCCTGCCTGCATCCCTGACCCGTAAGCATGGGAAGAACCAGTTCATTGATAATTGTCCAGGTCTTACCGGTTCCGGCATGGGCCTCCACTACTCCGTGTCTGCTCAGATCGATCTTACCCATTGAATGAACCCTCCAGAACCTGTGCGGAGAG is a genomic window of Fibrobacter sp. containing:
- a CDS encoding UvrD-helicase domain-containing protein; the encoded protein is MGKIDLSRHGVVEAHAGTGKTWTIINELVLPMLTGQGCRQASISEIMLVTYTEKAAGELKKRIREALEKRIEETGDKPENAALRNHLQRCLNDLHEALIGTIHSVCLRLLQSYPFETGMQFTSEMVDDRMGLEACLRESIREDWPEWGVDISQFAGAADFEGDWGIVARIVNTAQECLDPDTVLCADSLAPGRDLDTIESDIRRKKELVARVIGIIREKIIPVERLVKDPAGLDQPRIDYLNEIFSLWKGVLGKGTFSYKSEIAGKGRRGPDFLSNKLVKGNASGVKQNPLIKEACQAYSDVCGSDELKQWAEIANPEAELLLAVTLKAVPEVCRRWREKKRREGLISYQDMLRLTYDAVRENAQFRTLLRSKIRYAIIDEFQDTSVLQWEIFRRLFVDESRDGFSPRIFIVGDPKQSIYSFQNAVVESYLDARESILGLPKDPGEQISLKYNYRSLPDLVDGYNRIFTRGEGFFLSERISYDTKNQVCIPKRECCPERIPQELNKPVRIVPLWGASAQRIQRYAGYVSSVIRSLKGLEIPVPEGDKWGKIKLDFNHFAVIAESHNLADRFLGILLDNGIPAAKYKQEGVFSSSMAVEFRALLSAINSDESSTSEKLKALLTVFFNYAPGEIDPDRDLSIGGPVSTLFREWKVLLERRAFPQLFRSILVSTRVQERLIRLLDGDRKLSDLRQVIDYSLEYLIRKQGSPGELIEHLANLERGVEDPGRDQNLHAKESDRGKVQVMTMHAAKGLEFPVCFIVTSGSKDFRGIIRKWTQNIEGNDGICRNLLHVMPVVSERELQRTPEAEAKEEIAIQQQIQERRRLLYVALTRPKALLYIPMYLKSTADNGTPWKNCELPSRAADKDLTPVLQELADECCADENSPVQICMPVYTGTGTETDGGGLVSGVKDIDLEAKLADAERRVSEALVKLNLAGRRRIQTSYSALAHGHQESSDLGGRRTPDDDSIFSIIEEKPDALLSLLLPAGKHTGSALHEILEEAISHKSGIGWASDGEIPGFLKEKAIEILRFYGIAADKPGEDGSKVIEHALELVRRALSSTYSVPEFGDICLSKLGTTDMRAEAEFHLGVYPHWVLGYMDLVFRVKNTDGSYRYFVLDWKSNWLPDYDKASIESSVIESRYDLQAKVYCHGLHTWLSGLLGSDYDPSRNLGGAVYVYLRGLEQERGNPVWFYKAEPESDALFVKKEVEKFGGQRIS